Genomic window (Culex pipiens pallens isolate TS chromosome 3, TS_CPP_V2, whole genome shotgun sequence):
cctgcaaaaagtattttcaaaaagttgagattttttttgctttataggcaattataaaatgaaaatgtaCAACATGTCAgataaaagatttttattttgttaattctcAAATAAAGACTAACAATTTGTATTCCAGCTGCTCAAGTTGCTACGCGTTTTCGCCCTTATGGCCGGTATCGACATATTCTTTATCGACTGGGAACGACCTAAAATTTTGGACATTGGGATGCAGCGGACACATCTGGACACTCCCTCGATTACTTCCAGTGCAACGGTCAGTACCTAAACCTCGCCTAATTGAGctacattttaaatgtttaaattccaGCAGACACGTCCAACCTGCGACAGCGTATCGGCCTGGAGGAACTACTTCATTGCGAACGAGTGGCAGGAACTTGCGACGAAGCGCAAGATTTCCATGTTTGCCCACGTGGTCCTGCTCATCACGGTCTTCTTTCTGTTCGGATTCGGGCACTGGTCGTCGCGAAGTTCCAGTCTGCACATCCGCCAAAATGAAGAACACTTGGGTGGGGACGATAATGTGCTCAAAATTGCCGTTGGGATTCTAATCTACGGAGCGATTTACCTAGCTCAACGAGTTTACAACTTTCTCATCTACGAACGGTTCATCGATAACGCGTTGCAGCAGTTTATCGACGTGGCGTCGCTCGCCAACATATCCGTGTTCATTCTCTGCATGGAGTCGTACGGGTTTTACATTCACGGACGATCACCGCACGGATTTTCCGACACCGACATGTGCTCGATGATTCTGCAGTTCAAGCGGGAAGAGGACAACCTGTGCGGGAACCGCGGGCTGCTTCCGGGTTCCGAGCAGCAAACCTACTCGATTTTAGTGCCAAAAAATCTACGCGCTTTCTACGACAAGCTGATCGCACCGCTGCGGAACTCCAACTTTGGACCGCATCAACATCTCAACCAAACACACCTGGTTGGCAGCGCCAAACTGAGCAATTCGGGTGTGATAAGCGGTCCGGGAGGACACTTTGAGTTCAATTTCGAAAAGACTATACTGACGTACTACAACGTGAACAGATTCTTCGCTGCGTTCGTGGATCACGTGAGATTAATTCATTCTGAAAAATTgtctaaattataaaataacatCATCTTTCAGGCTCTAAAAGATTTGGACTACATCATCCAGGAACGAAGTATTCTGGAAAACGTGTTAAATTGTGAATTCCAAAGCTACGTTACCGACAGTTAGTGATATCTTCGCAAATCTTTCTGATATTTTATTCTAATAACACCCCCAAATTTCAGACAAGGGCGTGTTCTACATCGATAACGGTCACTCTTTCGATCAGGTTCTGTTCTACGGCAACGAGTCCATCTTCTTCCAGCTAGAGCTTGCCCTGTTCATCATGGTTGTGTTGCTCACCAATGATTACCTGTGGGCAACCGTCGTCGTGGGTGTTGTGTACAAAACATTCGAGATTGTGATGAACTACGTGCTTAAAAATAATCTCGCCAAAAAGACGCTCATCGACAAAAGGTTTCTCATTTAATAAGTACGCTCAGCAGCAAAGTCGGTAAAGCAGATGTGATAGAAACGAGTTTCATATTGAAAGTCACGCCGTGTTATCGAGAAATGCAATAAACTGAGTACTTTTTGTAAACCCTCTTCCAAAATTTAGAAcaatgtgttgtttttttttttaatttgagaaatGCATAGAAAACGTAAATAACAATCCGAATGCTACCTGCGATGCCCTTTTCCAGTTTAGTTCGGGCCAAAGACCTTTTGTAttcgacagtttgccaaactcgcaaacaaagccaaaagcatgcaggctgacgtttctgaaaacaaatctagagttttttaaggtcatataaacatatagggcagcgaatgaccaagaaggttaaagctgccagaaataaataaattaacaacaacaacatataaacatatgaaacacaaaagattatccagatttttaagcgaagatggcgttacgaatggtgcacgcccaaaatgtcaaaatcgcgcagtggtaccaacacaataccaacattagaaaaaaaagtgtgactgtcatgccatggcacaattttttttttgtgcaggcaaatatttaaaagtttgtttgtttgtttctcgTAGTTTAATACGTCCTTAAGTCTGATGCTtttctctaaaaaaatcttcgcttTTTCCGAGGCTTTTTCTcatgaatttaattgaaaaattcaatagatAGAgccttatttttaaaagtcctaTCGTGTGTTTTCTTTCCGTGTCTCTACCTGTTTCAACGTAATAATTTTGGTTTCAACCATCAATTAATGCAAGTGGCGCTGCAATCGCCagcaaactttttgacagttcagGCAAGCCACCAAAAAACTTCAGTCAGAAACGGTAAACAAACGCGGCTTGACcgaataaaaatttccaaaaaatcgtgtaaatttggtcaaatttgccaGAGTTTTGCTGTCCGATCTCAGCGGAAATGACCTCCGTGCACACTCCGTCGGTTGCGCTCAGCAAgtaccgggaccaacattttaaGGTGAGTTGCTTCCACTTTCTTCAACGAGAGCGAAATTTCTAGAAAGCGACCTCCTCCAGGGCTCCCGACACGAGCAGGAACGCCTCCTGCGGAACTCATCCACGCTGTACATCGGCAACCTGAGCTTCTACACCACGGAGGAGCAGATTCACGAGCTGTTTTCGCGCTGTGGCGACATCCGGCGCATCGTGATGGGACTGGACAAGTTCAAGAAGACCCCGTGCGGCTTTTGCTTCGTGGAGTATTACGCGCGGATAGATTCCGAGTACGCGATGCGGTACATCAACGGAACCCGGCTTGACGATCGGATCGTGCGCGTTGACTGGGACGCGGGCTTCGTCGAGGGACGGCAGTACGGGCGGGGAAAAACGGGCGGACAGGTGCGCGACGAGTACCGCCAGGATCACGATCTGGGTCGCGGAGGTTACGGAAAGATGGTCGCGATGGGACAGCTTGGGGCGCCGAACATGCGCGAAAGCTAAACGGACCTTCTACCGCGGTTGTTGTGGCCAGGGAGGTTcggattattttcaatttataacgGTATCATAGACTTACGATTAAATGTAAAATATATaagattttcaatgaaataaacgAGGCACCTACTTGCTTTAAAGTTCAGTCTTTGCTCCTCCCGACAGCTGCGGTCCCTTTTTGATGTtggctttcttcttcttcttggccTCCTTACTCTTGGAAGATTCGTTGGCACGTTCCCGGTAGGGATTCACGTAACTGTCCGTTCGCTTACCCTCGTCAATTTCCTGCTCCAAAAGTCCCAACATTTCCAGCGATTTCTGGTCCAGGATGTTAACGAAGCTGCGCGTGTACTCGAGTGCCCGGATCAAAAGGTCACGCCATCCATCGACGCCCTTCAGTATCCGGTAGGACATGTCCGGAAAGTGTAGCACGAGCTCGCCGAAGAAGCACGTGTTTTCCAGATATCGCGCCAAGGAATCGACCAACTCGGGGTTCTTTGGAAGCGCGGAACCCTCGGCTAGGTCGTTGTTGCGCAAGTTTTCTCCGTCCTCTTGGATGACCTGGAATTTACGGAAATGATTAGTTCGACaagctaaaaaattaaaaaaagcgaaACATTACCCGGATAATTTCCTTCAAGGCAAGCTTCAGCAGATCGAATCTCTTGGCATAGTCTTCTGTTGAGAGAAGATGCTTCACCACCAATTTGTGTTCTTCGCGCTTCCGCACAAAAATGTTGGAATCTTAGGGTTTTGTGTTAAGGACAACTTTCAAATCCCTTAAACCTTaatcattttatgttttttaggtAGATTTTGATCTTTTCTATGTAGCTTAAGGATtgtttgaccgagccacgtagcccagtggtaacgcttccgcctcgtaagcggtagatctgggttcaaatcccggctcggaccaacacaactggtgatcttttcccttctggaatcgattgcttagtaaagggaaggtagtgtatcgtcacaaactggaccttatcacgacaccttagggaggcgacctatggaatgttaacattaaccttaacatgttaacattaatggtacgttcgtttgagggctagttccgcactgagtgccgcactcagagctgtcaaagtgtttgtttgaagaaactagCGCTGgtgccgcacgagttttgcctccatcttggaactgaaagtgcgagtgccgcactcgattttATTCTAGTTTCGTGCGAGTTTCTCGCACACCAACAAACGATGTTTGTAAACATCGAAATCAGCTGTTCGTTGTTTTCGATTTGTTCGCGTGTGAATGGTGGAAAATTGGACAAATTGGATTGCGGTTATCAAAATTCCGGTAAGTATCTTTTTAATTATCATGGTTCCGGTTTTAATGACCACGGAATCGGTTCGGGGAGTATGCTTCTTGGACTTCCAGATGGTTTTGCCGATTCTGTGAACATCCGGAGAAGTTCCCTGCGCAAGAGGGATGATGATTCTTGACCTTTCGGATGATTTTTGCCGGCTCTGTGAGCATCCGGAAAGAGTTCCCTGCGCAAGAAGGAGGATGATTTTTGGCCTTCCGGATGGGGTTTGTCGATTCCGTGGCCATTCTGAAGGTTTCCCTGCGTAAGAGTGACGATGCTTCATGACCTTCCGGAAGGGTTTTCCCGGTTCTGTGACCATCCGGAAGGAATTCCCTGCGCAAGAGGGATGATGTTTCTTGGCCTTCCGGATGATTTTTGCTGAGTCTGTCACCATTCGGAAGGAGTTCTTTGCGTAAAAGGGAGGAAGTTTTTTGGCCTTCCGAAAATGTTTGCCCAGTTCCGTGGCCATTAAGAGATTGGGTTGAACTTCTGgatgtttgttttttcttttttttttgcaaaggaaAAGCTGTTATGTGAAAAATAAGAtatcattaaaatattttcctgcTTTTTCTTTATGCACATCACCGTTTTACGGCACCTGTTGTGATTTAGATGCTTTGATGTCTCCCGATAACGACCAAGCAAGCAGCAGCGATTAATGCGGGAGCAAAGGCCGCGCCTTCATCAAATGTCTGCTCCAGGTGGAGCAAAGGCGCGCATCTGCGGAGTCCTCATCCTCATCAGCTAGGTCGACGAAGCCGCGGAAGAGAACTTTGCGCATGCCTTCATCAACAACGCGCGGATAGGCGACTACGTACCAAGCGGATCGCGCGGGCTGCTGGAGCACACTCTCACCATAGATCACTGCATCGGAGACATGTGATACATGTTTAGGTGAGTCCCATTTGTTTACTTCGCTGGTAggatttttgaagtttctttCGGAATtccagattcttcgaaaaaaaaaacgcaaacgtCTGCTCGAGGCCAAGGACCAGATGGCCGAAAAGAAGGCTGCCGCCCGTGACGGGTTTGACGGGTTTGATTTGTACCTGGGTATGAATGATCACGATATCCTCCGCAACTTGCAGCGCAAGCTCAAATCGGTTATTCAACCGTCGCAAGCAGTACCCTTTGAAACTGGTGCTGTCCCCGATTCGTGAGTTGGACAAGCAAATCTTTAAATAGTCAAAGAAACGTCTTGTATGCGCGAAAAGGTGGACCTGTACAACATTCGCTTCCTCGTGCTGGAAGGGGCCAACCGTAGCTGGACTTGGGATTCGAGGGCCACCAGAAGAGTTGAATCGAGTGCTAataataaaattgtgaaataatttgctttaaaatatattcttctgcgtaaaatgacttgttttaatttattcttaacataaattaaatttcactgTTGAACAGCATTTTTCATTGTTAAATTTACAGGAAAAAGTCGTTGTGAAAGCACTGAGGAACCAACCCGCTGCGATTGCCATGCGGCGCGACACGTTCCAGATCAATTGATAATCACGGACATTCGCGGCGATTCCAACGAATCAGTGAATCAATAAGATTAGAAAAACTGTTCGTGTATTTTCTGAACTATATGGTGTAATGTTAgagatcattaaaaaaaataagaaaataaacaaatcgactggatacttcaaatattttgcgATAAGAAAGTCGACTTTCCCGCCCAGTCCAGCCAAACGTGGTCCCGGGATAATGCAGTAGGATAAACGGAATGAACTTGTCTTAACTCAATTGAGTTAAGTGTTCCGTCCATTACGTTTTCCATAGTACCTGATGGCAATATGTACCATGCGTCGCTGCAAATAAatctacaattttgaaattgaggcAAAAATGCCAAGCATTCTAGGAActacaatatatttaaaaaaattaaggaaatcCAAATAAATGCATATTCTAAACAAcgcagaaaaaaatccaaatttactcaaTAACAAGATCCAAAATCCTATACttcctaaaacatttaaaataaaaaaaatgataactgAACAAACTCTGAAATTTCGAATTGTTCTAAAATtcctaatatttataaaatttatgaaatttctaaaaccattaacatttctgaaattctaaagatatcaagaattttttcaaaatatttaaactataatttttttttaaataatatattataaaaattttataattcaaacaaaaattagaaaattgttaaaaaaacaattcaacataaatttcaaaaaaaaaatctttacatttctaaaattccataatttccaagaattataaaaaatcctaaaataatTTCCATTCTTAAAATTGCTACAGTATCCAAAATTCtttaaactcttaaaattccttgaattaaaaacaaaacctaAAGTTTCTTGAataattccaaaaacaaaaagaaatttctgaaattctaaaataacataaattattaaaattctcaagccaattaaaattcttgtaaatattaggaaatgattgattttttaaaattcctaaaatgtctagatttcttaaaattcctaggcttccaaaaaattcaagaaatttctaaaattctaagactccagaaattcctaaaattctcaaaCTCTACAAATTTATAGGTTCTTAATATTCCCAAAAATTCCAAGCATTCAACATGAtctaaaaaatcctgaaattctATTAACTCTTATAATTCGTAATGTtccagaaataatcaaaattttaaaatttcacatattgtaaaaaatctaTGAATTCAGACATacctaaaatatagaaaaatatttgaaattcttaaaaaaacataaatttcaaaaaaaaattctttacatttctaaaattccataatttccaagaattttaaaaaaatcctaaaattatttaggttcttaaaattcctacaatatccaaaattctttaaactctttaaattccttgaattaaaaacaaaaactaaaatttcttgaataattccaaaaacaaaaagaaatttctgaaattctaaaataacataaattattaaaattctcaagccaattaaaattcctgtaaatattaggaaataaatgtttttttttaaattcctaaaatgtctagatttcctaaaattcctaggcttccaaaaaattcaagaaatttctaaaattctaagattccagaaattcctaaaattctcaaactctacaaatttccttaaattttataGGTTCTTAATATTCCCAAAAATTCCAAGCATTCAACATGAtctaaaaaatcctgaaattctATTCACTCTTATAATTCGTAATGTtccagaaataatcaaaattttaaaatttcagatattGTAAAAAATCTATGAATTCAGACATAcctaaaataatagaaaaatatttgaaattcttaaaaaaacaatcatcaatttgtaaaattacagaaataCCTGAAATAACATTAACTCTTAGAACtcctgaaattttatttaataaataaaaaaatccagcgAAAGGTTTGGAATTAtaagcagtatttttttttgggataatAGAATTCAAGAGATTTCTGGAATCAAAGAACTTCagaatattaaagtttttttttctaatggagTTTTGTATTCCATGACctataaaatatttaagaaaatttagaaattatgaattaaaaaatctggaatttaagttttttttaatttctggaattttaggagttttaagaatttttagatatttttgggaattcagaaattttagGTTATTTAGGAATTAAGAAATGTCTGTAAGTTTAGAATTTCAGGAATTTCTTTACTCAATTATTTTGTAGGATTGTTTTGAGGtatagtttttggaattttagagttttatgaatgattagaatttaaaaatcttcagtAATTTATACCTTTTGGAAATTTCCAAagtttttggatttaaaaaaaaatgtgattttaaagAATCTGGAATTAAGATATGTTAGCGTTTTCGAATATTCTTCAATTATTggaaattatagtttttttgataaattttaaatgctgATGGAATTTTTATTCtggatttataaattttgagaatttctgtaatctttaaattccaaaaattctcaatctaactttaataaaaaatatgaatttcctgtgttaaaatttaataaaattctaaaattacagaaattcttaaaattctaaaatatattaATGACCTATATTTCATTCAATTGatataatcattaaaaaaatatttttttttaattctaaaatacttttttttaattttattattttaagaatatttgaaGAACTTCAGGTTTATGGAATTTCGTTGGTAACTGTCACTCTTGCTAGTAAACCTGAAGCTCATTAGAGAACggccatctcaaaccaaaagtaagcTCCAGGTTCTTACGAACCGCTTTCCGGGTTCCAATGATCGTTCCTGAGACAGGATACGAGACATACACCATTAATACCAGCACGAAGGTACGTTTAATTCGCAACGATCTCATTTTGACTGACGTTTtttgaaccaaaacaaaacaccacGCACGCACACAAGCATAAAAACTGAGAGTAAAACTGGACcgttcgtttgaaccaaaactggcactcgacgagtgcggcactcagtgccgcaccggctcttcaaacgaacgtaccaatagcatgctaaggaaaatttgatgcttttcgagggaaaaccgttgattccggagacgtcggattgtttgccgatgcgccgggtctagggacaacgaatccatatgctctcttcgggaaaagtgttctccagaccattccccataggcctgaccataccagaagttggcgcgtgattttcccagacctgtaggagcgtttgaacaaaaagttccaatttcccatagtaattcccatgtaaactttaaccctgatgcgcgcagccagtttacaaccaaatgagctgatatttagcatgaaagtccctatgggcatgccctacaaggggaaccatactaaaacatgatccgagaactttttgaaaaacgtacccaccctaatgtatacgtgaaggtaggtctaggaggtcaaattatttttataataacataatttaCACGGACATAattttattctaaatatttAAGTATCTGCTGAGATCGGCTTCCAAAGTAAAtatttctagacttttttttataaggtcctataacaaatgtaaacattgagtgtatcccgcttaatccgatggacattgacataaggtgtgaaagggaggGAAAGGGAGATTTCTTGAGTTGGGCCACTGCaagaaatcaaataaataaaccttattttct
Coding sequences:
- the LOC120415268 gene encoding nuclear cap-binding protein subunit 2, which encodes MTSVHTPSVALSKYRDQHFKGSRHEQERLLRNSSTLYIGNLSFYTTEEQIHELFSRCGDIRRIVMGLDKFKKTPCGFCFVEYYARIDSEYAMRYINGTRLDDRIVRVDWDAGFVEGRQYGRGKTGGQVRDEYRQDHDLGRGGYGKMVAMGQLGAPNMRES
- the LOC120414061 gene encoding uncharacterized protein LOC120414061; the encoded protein is MSYRILKGVDGWRDLLIRALEYTRSFVNILDQKSLEMLGLLEQEIDEGKRTDSYVNPYRERANESSKSKEAKKKKKANIKKGPQLSGGAKTEL